ttgaggGATTATGTCAatatgagatgcagattgagtgagaggtggagcagaattgaaggatgtggatgaatgcaatgatGAGTTATCAGTGACTGAGTGCTCTTGCTTacatgtggaagagaggaaattattgataaaaaggagaaaatgtaggggatgggacagaactttgagggacatTGTTGTTGGTAGAGAAATGGGAGACaggtgatccatcaacaaccacagagattggctggagagggagctagatatgagggaagaaagtgagggaaggaagcttagagatgagaccccaatgccatacCCTGttaaaagctttagatatgtcaaggccAACCACAGAGGACTACCCAAAATTATATTTGATATGTTCAGTTTCCTTGGAACTGTTTGTATGATCTAGCAGAGATGTTATTATCTTTTGGAACAAAACAGATATATACAGGGAATCTAATGACATTATGGTCATTGTAACCTGTTTTTTTCACCAATCTCATAAAAGTTTATTAGGTCTCCTTCCATGGTTATAACACTTTATTGGCACATTGTAATCGGCCACAGATGATTTGGTTTAAAAGGAAATGTTCTGCTGATTAAATTATTTTGTTTTCTATATTGTCACTCATAAAGAAATCCAGTTTATCTAAGAGTTGAAAAAATCAACAGCGATTGCTTAGATTTACCTTTGATAGGCTTAATTTCTGTAAATAAAGTGATATTATTTTCTGAGCATTTTTTTGAGGGTCTCTCTACTCCACAAAACATGGCagatatatgatgttttggtcaaggtggtgtgcaaagtaagagggctagggagaataatttggtaaacagaagaggtagtgaaagctttgtggaagatgaagccggcaaggtggcgggtttggatgatattgcaatggagTTTACtcaagaagggggtgactgtgttgttgactggttggtgaagatattctttgtgtgtatggctcatgttgaagtgcctgaggattgacggaatacatgcatagtgccattttacaaaggcaaaggggataaaggtgagtgttcaaattacagaggtataagtttgttgagtattcctgggaaattatatggaagggtattgattgagagggtgaaggcatgtacagagcatcagattggggaagagcagtgtggtttcagatgtggtagaggatgtgtggatcaggtgtttgctttgaaaaatgtatgtgagaaatacttataaaaagaaatggatttgtatgtagcgtttatggatctggagaaggcatatgatagagttgatagagatgctgtgtggaaggcattaaaagtatatggtgtgggaagcaagttgctggaagcagtgaaaagtttttattgaggatgtaaggcatgtgtacgagtaagaagagaggaaagttattgtttctcagtgaatgtaggtttgcggcagggttgtgtgatgtctccgttgttgtttaatttgtttatggatagggttattagggaggaacagagaagggggccaggtgaggatattccctctaaggcccagtcctctgttcttaacgctacctcgctaacacaggaaatggcgaatagtataaaaaaagaaacatatatatatatatatatatatatatatatatatatatatatatatatatatatatagatatatatatatatatatatatatatatatacttattcatacttgcttgcctttatccatcctggcactaccccaccctacaggaaacagcattgctattccctgcttcagcaaggtagcacaaggaaagcagacgaaaaaggccacattcattcacactcagttatATACTGTACTGCACATCAAGTCATATGTCAGTATTAGTTTTGTATAACCTGTGAACATTTATATTCTCACTGATAGAGAgcccaactccaccaccacctaccttatATAATGTCTTTAATGAACTCCTTTTAATCTTAATATTGCTAGTTGTTCAAGTAAATGATTATTTGAAACATTTATCAAAGTTTCTGTTATTGCTCTGGTATAGGACTTGCTGTGAGTGCATGAGCTGTTTGATCATTCTACTGTTACATTTGTTTCTCTGGGGAGGAAACTACAGAGGCAGATGACTGTTTTAGGAATGTATCTTAGATGTTATTCCACAGTTAGGGTATGGGACACTTCTACCATAGGTTCTGTGAAGTTTCTTGTGAGGCACTTGGTAAATGGGTACTATAGATGGGAAATAAACAGAAAGTAATGGTAGAGAAAGAACATGGTTCAAAAGATGTCACTATGCCTTTCTTCAGTGACATCTTGAATAGTGATTCATGTGGTTTATCTGTTATATTTGCATACCCCTTGTGCACATTTGATGAAATTTTATGAGgaacatgagccttgtatgggtcattTCCTTTTAGTATTTTATTAACatgttttctagatatctcaaacGACACCAaagcctcctcccccttccatctcagTGATGTTGGGGCTGTAGTGTCTTACCCTGTGaaaacttttgaacttgttatttatTTCCTCACATACCCTTACATTATCCTGTGCAATGTTTCCTTGTGAATGGAGTGTTGAGGGAGTCTTGTTATATAGTTCTTtctgaatggggtggtgagggtcatGTGTTGACAAGATGGGGAGGCATCAGTattagagagatatatatatatatatagagaggaggggggtctgACTTTGGGAGAAAgtatgaaatgagaaagttaaaagtaaatgttagTTGAAGCAATTTACTAGGTTTAGCAGGTGGgtatgtaattttgaatggataaAACTTGGAGGTAGTGAGTGatttagatacctaggaatggacttggcagcaactggaaccatggaaggtgagAGAGTTACAGTGTAGATGAAGGGGTAAAGGTTATGAGAACATTGAGGAAGGTGTGGAAAGAGACATTACTAtcaggagggcaaaaatgtgtatgtatagtagtcctgatggtgttgtactGATGCAAGACATGTGCTGTAGCTGTAAGAATAAATGGAAGAAGGTgcgtggaaattaaatgtttgaggaccatgtgtggtttgaggatggttgatttaagtaatgataaggtaagaaatAAGGTGTtatgataagaagagtgtggtttagagagctaaagtaggtgtgttgaaatggtttagacatatggagagaatgagcatgGAGAGTTTgacaagggatatatgtgtcagaaaagtaGCAGAAGTGgtcaaccaaattggaaatggaagaatgaagtgaataaGGTTTTAAGTGCCTgggagcctaaacatgcaagagaatGGAACTTgtgtacaggatagagtgaattgaagcaatgTAGTATACTATGAGCAATGTGCTGTCTTTGGTCTGGATCAGGGCATAGGAAGCagccggggaaaaccatggaaagatccatGGGTCCTGGTTGTATATATGGGGTCTGTGGTTTCACGCACTACGCATTACATCTAAGGAATAGATGTAAGtggatgaggccatttctttgcaTGTTCCTGGCACTGTCTTGATAATGTGGGAAACAACAAACTATAGTTTgaacaaaaatatatttcttagtGTTTTCCTTAAAGCATTGCCTAAATTTCCATTGTATGATTAATTGAGGGCATCATTTTCATTCTTtggagtttatatgttttgatCATTTCTTTGTGCCAGgtgtttaaaagaaaatgaattatgttACCCTTGCTTGGAATTATGGGTCAAAGTTGTCCCAAGAGGCATTAGCTCCTTGAAAATCTCTTTGAATATTGTACAAAGAAAAACTGACAAAGTGATTCATAGATTTCATCATATTAACCAGGAATAAGAACAGAATTGTATTCATATTATTCCTCATTATCACTTTTTAGCAACCTGCTGTTTTATTACTTTGGAGCCATTTACTACTTTTCCTtgaacaagaatttttttttgtccatatTTCTTATATTGAGTGATCCCTGCATATTTTTGAATGGCTTCATATGCAGATTATATCCATATTCTTACCATACatgaaatttttaatttttatgtAGAGCAGGCAGAAGGAAATtcctttcatcttcttcttcttctgcaagCAGAAGCAATTACTTTAATTGCACTTACATATTTGTACATTACAGGGAGGGAATTCTCACCCATAGGGTAAGTGACAATTGAAATGCAGAAATATTCCTCATATGTTTTGGGTGTGGCTACAGACTCCCTTAGAGTGTATTGTACAAACAATATATTTGATTAAAGCATTAACTTTCTGCTTAGAGTTGAGTGTATTGGAGTGCATGAAATATACTTTGATGTTACACACTTACTCTAAGAATGGTCTTTTGTTATTACTAATGCAGATTTTAAACTAATGCTGCAATTATTTTGCTTAAGTTCAAACTTTTATGTGCTTGATGAAATGTATTTAATCTTGTATCATAATTTTTTCTATTTCAGAGTGATTTTCTGCTAGAATTTTGCAATAGTGGAATGGGGGTGGACACTGGTAAGGGTGGGGGTGTGCCTATTCCCCGAGGTCCAGGAAATAGAGCTCCCCAAACTCACCACTTTCCAGATCTCTCCACAATGGCTCTTCAGATGGATGACCATAGCCCTCTTCCAAGTCAGCAGCAAGGCAGTATCTTGGGCCCTCAGTGGGATGCAAACACAACTTTCTCCACTCCCACTTATCATGACTCCAGTGGCTTTTCTCCAGTTGGGCCAAATTCTCCATCCTTGTGGCCGCCTCAGTCCATGGACCTAGATCTTGATATCAAAATGGAACCATTAGATGACTTGCTTGGTGTCGATGACTTGCTGCCAGGTCACACACTGGGCTTAAACTCAACTGATGAAGCCCTTCTAGATGATGTGAATCTTGATGATTTGCTTATGCCAGAACAGTTTTCTAATCCAGGAGTTGAACAAGCAAGTTCACCCCCCACCATGATGACAGTGCACCCTGATGAAATTATGGGTTCAAATAAAGGATATTCCACACCAACAATCTACAGTATCCCATATACATCTTCAATAACACAGCCAGTTAAAGCGGAGAGTACATCACTATACTCATTGTTAGCTTCATCTTTCCCACCTCAGGGTGGAGGCTGGCGTGACCCGctactcacatcatcatctttgcCTGGACAACAGGCTAATAATCAGCTAGGGAGTATAGAGGAATGCCCTGGttcacatcaacaacaacaaactgtATCACATCCTCAAGGTGTGAATCAGGCTTCAGGATCTTCGGCTTTACAAGAACTGCTTTTACGTTCACCTTCCACTCCTCTGTCACCCCACAGTGTGTCCTCCCCACAAGGTGCACCATCGCCCCAGGAACCTCCAATGGGTCAGTCTGTTCCACGACCTACATCCCTATCAGCTGCCAACCCCTTGCTCTCTGCTCGCTTGTCATCTTCAGCTCCAACCCGCAACTTTTCCCTGGAACAGGCATGGCAGAGACGAGAGCCTCGGCAACATCTCTTGTCAACTGGTTCTCTCGCAGAGGAATTTGGTGGTTCTGCATCCTCACTCAGTACAGGTACATGAACTTGaattatttatgtgtgtatgttttattgatgtttgtgtgtgtgcatcagtTTGTGCATGTAAGTGcatatatgagtgtgtatatgaTTACCTGTTTATGTAATATgtggtgagagttttacactaatgagatcagtctctctctctcttttttccacccATATCATATGTCCTTTTGACCATGATTACACTGCTCATACAGTTTTTTCTCTTACCATGCTTCATGCAACCACAACTCTTACCATATAATCCTTTCCTTTCATCTTAATTTTTACCTAGCTACCTATGTCCTTTTGTTGACTTGTCGTTTCTAATCTTTGAAGAGTCCTTGGTATTTGTTTCCCAGATCCATTAAGAAActtatatattgttatcatgtcttgctttgtcttatctttcaatatgGATGACCCCTGCCTACAAGACTCGGCCCATAAGTCACTTTTCTTACTTTTGGTAGTCTTTCCTCAACTCTTGTCCTTTCCTGGCAGGTCTCTTTGACATCtcaagtgaggtgaccaaactaaTGCTGCATATTCTGGTTTGGCTCTGATTTCATGCTCTATATACTTTCATAAAcatttccacatccatgttttcaAAGGAATATCTTTGACCACCATAAGACCATGCCCCATGGGATCCCATGTTTACTCACTTTGATAAAAATATACTTCTATAATGCCCTTTGTTTTCTCCCGTTCTGGCAATTTGTACCCCTTAAATACTTCCAGTAGCTACAAAGTTATAATCAGCTTTAATGAGTGTATTAAAAGCTTTATAGCTGTTTAGAAACAGAAGATTTTCCtctgtattcattt
The window above is part of the Panulirus ornatus isolate Po-2019 chromosome 55, ASM3632096v1, whole genome shotgun sequence genome. Proteins encoded here:
- the REPTOR gene encoding uncharacterized protein REPTOR isoform X2, which produces MSDFLLEFCNSGMGVDTGKGGGVPIPRGPGNRAPQTHHFPDLSTMALQMDDHSPLPSQQQGSILGPQWDANTTFSTPTYHDSSGFSPVGPNSPSLWPPQSMDLDLDIKMEPLDDLLGVDDLLPGHTLGLNSTDEALLDDVNLDDLLMPEQFSNPGVEQASSPPTMMTVHPDEIMGSNKGYSTPTIYSIPYTSSITQPVKAESTSLYSLLASSFPPQGGGWRDPLLTSSSLPGQQANNQLGSIEECPGSHQQQQTVSHPQGVNQASGSSALQELLLRSPSTPLSPHSVSSPQGAPSPQEPPMGQSVPRPTSLSAANPLLSARLSSSAPTRNFSLEQAWQRREPRQHLLSTGSLAEEFGGSASSLSTVGGILSPGAHDLSIDEGIDSDDESDNEHYDSESDNDSLVSEDTGSISGSLGKKERYFWQYNVQAKGPKGQRVTINQQQRDPHSLPSVMDPVFSPLCSIQGIKHSGKARRGDGNDLTPNPRKLVSIGRELEKLNKTINDMTPVSELPFNVRPKSRKEKNKLASRACRLKKKAQHEANKIKLYGLEQEHKGLLSLIEDARTSLIRKVELGASSNLSSSLPPGQIQCSPGTSPQNVQTQLTQHLDKLIKIRNKHRIAGHTTEFVNQVIENCQNGDSSGGLDEITKTFSNTNLATSPTSSISGGGFSPR
- the REPTOR gene encoding uncharacterized protein REPTOR isoform X1, with the translated sequence MSDFLLEFCNSGMGVDTGKGGGVPIPRGPGNRAPQTHHFPDLSTMALQMDDHSPLPSQQQGSILGPQWDANTTFSTPTYHDSSGFSPVGPNSPSLWPPQSMDLDLDIKMEPLDDLLGVDDLLPGHTLGLNSTDEALLDDVNLDDLLMPEQFSNPGVEQASSPPTMMTVHPDEIMGSNKGYSTPTIYSIPYTSSITQPVKAESTSLYSLLASSFPPQGGGWRDPLLTSSSLPGQQANNQLGSIEECPGSHQQQQTVSHPQGVNQASGSSALQELLLRSPSTPLSPHSVSSPQGAPSPQEPPMGQSVPRPTSLSAANPLLSARLSSSAPTRNFSLEQAWQRREPRQHLLSTGSLAEEFGGSASSLSTVGGILSPGAHDLSIDEGIDSDDESDNEHYDSESDNDSLVSEDTGSISGSLGKKERYFWQYNVQAKGPKGQRVTINQQQRDPHSLPSVMDPVFSPLCSIQGIKHSLSFTNSGKARRGDGNDLTPNPRKLVSIGRELEKLNKTINDMTPVSELPFNVRPKSRKEKNKLASRACRLKKKAQHEANKIKLYGLEQEHKGLLSLIEDARTSLIRKVELGASSNLSSSLPPGQIQCSPGTSPQNVQTQLTQHLDKLIKIRNKHRIAGHTTEFVNQVIENCQNGDSSGGLDEITKTFSNTNLATSPTSSISGGGFSPR